One Clostridium sp. CM027 genomic window carries:
- a CDS encoding glycosyl hydrolase family 18 protein: MKVIKFKKAMAAIMVSVFAVSTFATPAKAVTSDEKTKDLERKVVGYFPEWAYKSEVQGNFDVADLQWDSLTHIQYSFAMVGEDNKIGFGDKKAAIEEDFADHKLEHNGKEVKLDPNLPYKGHFNVLQQMKKQYPDVDLLISVGGWTGTRGFYKMIDTDSGINTFADSCVDFIRKYGFDGVDIDFEYPSSVATSGNPADADLSEPRRAVLNERYNVLMKTLREKLDAASKADNEKYLLTAAVTASSWVLGGVQDNRYASYLDFLSIMSYDFHGGWNENVENLANIYPDAADNETTGMAMPTLNMDWAYKFYRGVLPPEKILMGIPYYTRGWENVQGGNGSGLHGKSKTPAAGKYNLWGDDDNKDGTPDPAGTNPLWHVLNLMEKDPNLKIHWDDVGKVPYVWQGDKKVFLSFENEQSIDERVKYIGDKNLGGALIWVMNGDYGVNPNYVKGSDKTNEGKYTFGDTLTKNLKSGLDKMGNCKETKEDIGDAQAIDVKVDTITKYDHPNGETVFTVTNNTGATIPKGWEIQFDIPKSALYVGAEGGTGTVTEVGDFYRVNLKTSGWTDIPNGRTASVKAKMKLCFAGVKNIKINGKIPASQPVNGNHLPTLKGVKDQVIVEGSPFNIMNGIFANDVEDGDITSSIAVSGEVDTKKVGTYTVKYSITDKGGMVDKKDAKIYVIPKAHSNAAIWDAGTLYTNGQKVVYEGKIYENISWWTPAGTLPTSVSHYKVIVDLSL; encoded by the coding sequence GTGAAAGTAATCAAATTTAAAAAGGCGATGGCAGCAATTATGGTATCTGTTTTTGCAGTTAGTACATTTGCAACACCGGCGAAGGCAGTTACAAGCGATGAAAAGACGAAAGACTTAGAAAGAAAGGTAGTTGGATATTTTCCAGAATGGGCTTACAAAAGTGAAGTTCAAGGTAATTTCGATGTAGCTGATTTACAATGGGATTCTTTAACACATATCCAATATTCATTTGCAATGGTTGGAGAAGACAATAAAATTGGATTTGGAGATAAAAAAGCAGCTATTGAAGAGGATTTCGCAGATCATAAATTAGAGCATAATGGGAAGGAGGTAAAGTTGGATCCAAATCTACCATATAAAGGTCACTTTAATGTATTACAACAAATGAAAAAACAATATCCAGATGTAGATTTATTAATATCTGTAGGTGGATGGACAGGAACTAGAGGTTTTTATAAAATGATAGATACAGATTCTGGGATTAACACATTTGCTGATTCTTGTGTTGACTTTATTAGAAAATATGGGTTTGATGGCGTGGATATTGATTTCGAATATCCATCATCAGTAGCTACATCTGGGAATCCTGCGGATGCAGATTTATCAGAACCAAGAAGAGCTGTATTAAATGAAAGATACAACGTTTTAATGAAAACGTTAAGAGAAAAATTAGATGCAGCTTCAAAAGCAGATAATGAAAAATATTTATTAACTGCAGCAGTTACTGCTTCATCTTGGGTGCTTGGTGGAGTTCAAGATAATAGATATGCAAGTTATTTAGATTTTCTAAGTATAATGTCATATGATTTTCATGGTGGATGGAATGAAAATGTTGAAAACTTAGCAAATATCTACCCAGATGCAGCTGATAATGAAACTACTGGAATGGCGATGCCAACTCTTAATATGGATTGGGCATACAAGTTCTATAGAGGGGTGCTTCCTCCAGAAAAGATTTTAATGGGAATTCCATACTATACAAGAGGCTGGGAAAACGTACAAGGTGGGAATGGTTCAGGTTTACATGGTAAAAGTAAAACACCTGCCGCAGGAAAGTACAACCTTTGGGGAGATGATGATAATAAAGATGGAACTCCGGACCCTGCTGGCACTAATCCATTATGGCATGTATTAAACCTTATGGAAAAAGATCCTAACTTGAAAATTCACTGGGACGATGTTGGTAAGGTGCCATATGTGTGGCAAGGAGATAAAAAAGTATTTTTATCTTTCGAAAACGAACAATCAATAGATGAAAGAGTTAAGTACATTGGAGATAAAAACTTAGGTGGAGCTTTAATCTGGGTTATGAATGGTGACTATGGTGTTAATCCTAACTATGTTAAAGGTTCAGATAAGACAAACGAAGGTAAATATACTTTCGGGGATACATTAACTAAAAATCTGAAAAGTGGATTAGATAAAATGGGAAATTGTAAAGAAACAAAAGAAGATATTGGAGATGCTCAAGCAATCGATGTTAAAGTTGATACTATTACTAAATATGATCATCCAAATGGAGAAACCGTATTCACAGTAACTAACAATACTGGAGCAACGATTCCTAAGGGATGGGAGATTCAATTTGATATACCTAAATCTGCTTTATACGTTGGAGCGGAAGGAGGAACTGGAACTGTTACAGAAGTTGGCGATTTCTATAGAGTAAACTTAAAAACATCTGGTTGGACTGATATTCCAAATGGTAGGACCGCATCAGTTAAGGCTAAGATGAAGTTATGTTTCGCGGGAGTTAAAAATATAAAGATTAATGGGAAGATTCCTGCTAGTCAACCTGTTAATGGTAATCATCTTCCTACACTTAAAGGTGTTAAAGATCAAGTTATAGTAGAAGGGTCACCTTTTAATATTATGAATGGTATTTTTGCAAATGATGTAGAAGATGGAGATATAACTAGTAGTATAGCTGTATCAGGTGAAGTTGATACAAAAAAGGTTGGAACTTATACAGTAAAATATAGTATTACAGATAAGGGTGGAATGGTAGATAAAAAAGATGCAAAAATATATGTTATTCCTAAAGCTCATTCAAATGCAGCTATTTGGGATGCCGGAACTTTATATACAAATGGACAAAAGGTAGTATATGAAGGTAAGATTTATGAAAATATTTCGTGGTGGACACCTGCTGGAACATTACCAACGAGTGTGTCACATTACAAAGTTATTGTTGATTTATCGCTGTAA
- a CDS encoding sensor histidine kinase — protein MDFLLLFISLIFTFIDYKRWAYSYKGICEAINNKDKVDTRLPSSSYYFEVQLIKDIVKLKNVEMEEKVQEVKSDLDEMNDYITKWVHEIKIPVSVCELIAGKIEEITMSEQLILEFNRINFLINQVLYTSRSSSYSEDLQINEINIETLIKKVVRRNATLFISKNISLELGNINYTVTTDEKWLSYIVDQLINNACKYVPNDGKITICVNEESKVIVLHVKDNGIGIKEKDIKRIFDRGFTGENGRILAKSTGMGLYLSKKMAHKLSHNIYVKSEEEKGTEFNVCFYKLSDYAKVT, from the coding sequence ATGGATTTTTTGCTCCTTTTTATATCATTAATCTTTACATTTATTGATTATAAAAGGTGGGCATACAGTTACAAAGGGATTTGCGAAGCTATAAATAATAAAGATAAAGTAGATACAAGATTACCAAGTAGCAGTTACTATTTTGAGGTTCAGCTTATAAAAGATATAGTCAAACTTAAAAATGTTGAAATGGAAGAAAAAGTTCAAGAAGTAAAGTCAGACCTTGATGAAATGAATGATTATATAACAAAGTGGGTTCATGAAATAAAAATACCTGTTTCGGTATGTGAGCTCATCGCTGGTAAAATAGAGGAAATAACTATGTCAGAGCAGCTTATACTCGAATTTAATCGAATAAATTTCCTTATTAACCAGGTCCTTTATACAAGTAGATCATCTAGCTATTCGGAAGATTTACAAATCAATGAAATTAACATTGAAACTCTGATAAAAAAAGTCGTTAGAAGAAATGCTACACTTTTCATATCAAAAAACATAAGTTTAGAACTTGGGAATATAAACTACACTGTTACGACAGATGAAAAATGGCTCTCATATATTGTTGATCAGCTTATTAATAATGCCTGCAAATATGTACCTAATGATGGTAAAATAACTATTTGTGTTAATGAAGAATCGAAAGTTATTGTACTTCATGTTAAAGATAATGGTATTGGAATAAAAGAAAAAGACATAAAAAGAATATTTGACAGGGGTTTTACAGGAGAAAACGGAAGAATCTTAGCAAAATCCACAGGCATGGGTTTATATTTATCTAAAAAAATGGCTCATAAATTAAGTCATAATATATATGTTAAATCTGAGGAAGAAAAGGGTACAGAATTTAATGTGTGTTTCTATAAACTATCAGATTACGCAAAGGTTACATAA
- a CDS encoding MerR family transcriptional regulator — protein MNIKDAAEKTGLTKRAIKYYESEGLIMPLKNIQNNYREYTCQDVIKLNLIGALRVVGIPIAQIKTVTSGNKSIPEVMAQALSRIDKDIENLEKSRLIILNIIEKNLTDYDAAGEHIKLLRETLELSIGEKKEYISTALSRIFPGIFGESLIMNFEPFLNIVIDNEGKRRVWLKLVEELDEINTEEFFLDNNYFKELENKLENEGISEEDKRRHLSGIKNIINYDKAYIKGYIKRIKDSYLLLKEDEKEKEQVNEFGSFCDDYSKEFGRFHTKFSEYLTILNEDYKKYIKNMIKMNDELNKKMEEETGMNVNEFFERYIIEK, from the coding sequence ATGAACATAAAAGATGCTGCTGAAAAAACTGGATTAACCAAAAGGGCAATAAAGTATTACGAAAGTGAAGGGTTAATTATGCCTTTAAAAAATATTCAAAATAACTATAGAGAGTACACTTGTCAAGATGTCATAAAGCTTAATTTAATAGGGGCGCTTAGAGTAGTGGGTATTCCCATTGCACAAATCAAAACTGTGACTTCTGGTAACAAAAGTATTCCCGAAGTTATGGCGCAAGCGCTTTCTAGAATAGATAAAGATATTGAAAATTTAGAGAAAAGTAGACTAATTATTTTAAATATTATAGAGAAAAATTTAACTGATTATGACGCTGCGGGAGAACATATAAAGCTGCTTAGGGAAACATTAGAATTGTCCATAGGTGAAAAGAAAGAATATATTTCAACTGCTCTTAGTAGAATATTCCCAGGAATATTTGGTGAAAGTCTTATTATGAACTTTGAACCATTTTTGAATATTGTTATTGATAACGAGGGAAAAAGAAGAGTGTGGTTAAAACTTGTGGAGGAATTGGATGAAATAAATACCGAAGAATTTTTTTTGGATAATAACTATTTTAAGGAACTTGAAAATAAGCTTGAAAATGAAGGTATTTCAGAAGAAGATAAGAGAAGACATTTGTCCGGCATTAAAAATATAATAAATTATGATAAAGCATACATTAAAGGGTATATAAAAAGGATTAAGGACAGTTACCTATTGTTAAAAGAAGATGAAAAAGAAAAGGAACAAGTGAACGAATTCGGTTCATTTTGCGATGATTATTCTAAAGAATTTGGGCGTTTTCACACGAAATTTAGTGAATATTTGACTATTCTTAATGAAGATTATAAAAAATATATAAAAAATATGATAAAAATGAATGATGAACTAAATAAAAAGATGGAAGAAGAAACAGGGATGAATGTAAATGAATTTTTTGAAAGATATATTATAGAAAAATAA
- a CDS encoding response regulator transcription factor — translation MYKIMIVEDDKSLCTNMNEMLIKWGFDAMPVDNFENITAEFARNNPDLVIMDVNLPCFDGFYWCNKLREVSKVPIIFVSSRDTNMDIIMAMNTGGDEYITKPFSMDILIAKINALLRRAYSYGEQTSDLVECDGVILNLIENTLMHKEAKIELTKNEFKVMLLLMKNRGKTISRERIMRALWDDDNFINDNTLTVNINRLREKLCGIGLNDFIVTKKGYGYMIL, via the coding sequence ATGTATAAGATAATGATAGTTGAAGATGATAAATCACTGTGCACTAACATGAATGAAATGTTGATAAAGTGGGGGTTTGATGCAATGCCTGTGGATAACTTTGAGAACATAACTGCAGAGTTTGCTCGCAACAATCCAGATTTGGTTATTATGGATGTAAATCTACCTTGCTTTGATGGATTTTACTGGTGTAATAAGCTTCGCGAAGTATCAAAGGTGCCTATAATATTCGTTTCTTCAAGGGATACGAATATGGATATTATCATGGCCATGAATACCGGTGGTGATGAATATATAACCAAGCCTTTTTCAATGGATATTTTAATTGCTAAAATAAATGCATTGCTTAGAAGAGCCTATTCTTATGGTGAGCAAACTTCTGATTTAGTAGAATGTGATGGAGTAATCCTAAACTTAATTGAAAATACTCTAATGCATAAAGAAGCGAAAATTGAGCTGACAAAAAATGAATTCAAAGTAATGCTACTTCTTATGAAAAACAGGGGTAAGACCATATCTCGCGAGAGGATAATGAGGGCACTTTGGGATGATGATAATTTTATTAATGACAATACTCTTACAGTAAACATTAACAGGCTCCGCGAGAAACTTTGCGGTATTGGCCTCAATGATTTTATAGTTACTAAAAAAGGATATGGGTACATGATACTATGA
- a CDS encoding response regulator transcription factor: protein MENRILLVEDDIAISEMVENYLIKEGFNITTAFNGEEGVGKFLNNSFDLIVLDIMMPRLDGMEVMKIVRETSLIPILIMSAKDSDVDTAVGLGLGADDYITKPFSMIELCARIKAGIRRANQYAKNDKKEEATIINVNHLTVNLKNYSVTKKGVNLQLTSKEFDILRLFISNPNRVFTKAQIYSVVWNDKYFGDENVINVHMRRLREKIEDNPSEPKYLKTLWGIGYKLGEF, encoded by the coding sequence ATGGAAAATAGAATTCTACTTGTTGAAGATGATATAGCTATTAGTGAAATGGTTGAGAATTACCTAATAAAAGAGGGTTTTAACATAACTACTGCTTTCAATGGGGAAGAAGGAGTAGGTAAGTTTTTAAATAATTCCTTTGATTTAATTGTTCTTGATATAATGATGCCAAGGCTTGATGGAATGGAAGTTATGAAAATTGTCAGAGAAACAAGCTTAATACCTATTTTAATTATGTCAGCAAAGGACAGTGATGTAGACACGGCTGTAGGACTGGGACTCGGTGCTGATGACTATATCACAAAGCCTTTTTCAATGATAGAGCTTTGTGCAAGGATTAAGGCAGGGATAAGACGTGCCAATCAATATGCTAAAAACGATAAGAAAGAAGAAGCGACTATTATTAATGTTAACCACCTTACTGTTAATTTGAAAAACTATTCAGTTACTAAAAAGGGTGTAAATCTACAGCTGACTTCAAAAGAATTTGATATTTTAAGACTATTCATTTCGAATCCAAATAGAGTTTTTACTAAAGCACAAATCTACAGTGTTGTTTGGAATGATAAATATTTTGGAGATGAGAATGTTATAAATGTGCATATGAGAAGATTAAGAGAGAAAATAGAGGACAATCCTTCAGAGCCTAAATATCTTAAAACATTATGGGGCATAGGCTACAAATTAGGAGAATTTTAA
- a CDS encoding FtsX-like permease family protein, translating into MNSFSIAFDNFKRNIKVYSLYIMSMIFSVLVFYNFVALKYNPDFQKANETSYYIKDVSSSVSWLLLLFIIFFIWFSSSFFLNQRKKEIGIYAFMGVSNSQIALIYSIELIFMGITATAVGLLLGIIFCKLFLMMLAKVALLNMKIGFFISTKAIIQTSITFFVIFFLNAVLGYINISRSKLIDLFNATKREEKLPRANYVKGLLSIIFIFTGYYFARNAIGMKFTANLPPAIIFVVIGTCWFFGSVYSIIMKFIINRKKILYNGVNIVCMSNIAFRIKNNYRTLAAVAILATITLTSYGTVASLKYFIGIRDYIQSPYEISYVSSEKTVKQQVRDKLKEYKKDIILEENTEFLIIKPHVYVETKLKDSETVALKYSDFIKISSDLEAKNINDFKKETLSSGETIYVAPPTVVMSLYDYKNEKASINNKDYTIKNTLKTPVFGIGIPTSCLILNDEDYDFLKATSDTYQFNGIKINNTDNMKLLKQELYKINSPKEPSRENVSENISSFRELFTTNSIKDSLRVNASKDTSSYNIFGIIYFLGAFLSLVFIIATGSIIYFKIVSEAYLDKNKYVLLKRLGMTEKEIFKATAIQIGMSYLLPLVVGIIHSCVAMSVLSKLMNYNIIVPAISSIVIFVAVYIVYFIATTRKYMKIVM; encoded by the coding sequence ATGAATTCCTTCAGCATAGCTTTCGATAATTTTAAGAGAAACATAAAAGTCTACAGTCTATATATAATGTCTATGATTTTTTCAGTGCTTGTTTTCTACAATTTTGTAGCACTGAAATATAATCCAGATTTTCAAAAAGCTAATGAAACTAGTTATTATATTAAAGACGTATCAAGTTCAGTTTCTTGGTTGCTACTTTTATTTATTATATTTTTCATCTGGTTTTCAAGTTCTTTCTTTTTAAATCAAAGAAAAAAAGAAATAGGAATTTATGCTTTTATGGGCGTCTCCAATTCTCAAATAGCACTTATTTATTCTATAGAACTTATTTTTATGGGAATAACTGCAACAGCAGTTGGGCTTTTACTTGGAATTATCTTTTGTAAGCTGTTTCTAATGATGCTGGCTAAAGTAGCTCTATTAAACATGAAAATAGGTTTTTTCATATCTACTAAAGCAATAATTCAAACTTCCATCACATTTTTTGTAATCTTCTTTTTAAATGCAGTTTTAGGTTATATAAACATATCTAGAAGTAAGTTAATTGACTTGTTTAATGCAACTAAACGAGAAGAAAAACTTCCAAGGGCTAATTATGTAAAAGGTTTGTTGTCTATAATATTCATATTTACGGGATATTACTTTGCAAGAAATGCTATTGGTATGAAATTTACTGCAAACCTACCTCCTGCCATTATATTTGTAGTAATAGGTACCTGTTGGTTTTTTGGCTCTGTGTATTCTATAATAATGAAATTTATAATAAACAGAAAGAAAATATTATATAATGGAGTAAATATAGTATGCATGTCTAACATTGCCTTTAGGATAAAAAATAACTATCGAACTTTAGCGGCAGTTGCCATATTAGCTACAATTACTTTAACTTCTTATGGAACAGTAGCATCTCTTAAGTATTTTATTGGAATAAGAGATTATATACAATCTCCTTATGAAATTTCCTATGTTTCTTCTGAAAAAACAGTTAAGCAGCAGGTAAGAGACAAGTTAAAGGAATATAAAAAAGATATAATCCTTGAAGAAAACACTGAATTTCTTATTATAAAACCTCACGTTTATGTAGAAACCAAATTGAAGGATTCAGAAACAGTAGCCTTAAAATATTCAGATTTTATAAAAATAAGTTCTGACCTAGAAGCAAAGAACATTAATGATTTTAAAAAAGAGACCTTGTCCAGTGGCGAAACAATATATGTAGCACCACCTACTGTAGTAATGAGTCTTTATGATTATAAAAATGAAAAAGCTTCTATAAATAATAAGGACTATACTATAAAGAATACACTTAAAACTCCTGTTTTTGGTATTGGCATACCCACATCATGTCTTATATTAAATGATGAAGACTATGATTTCCTTAAGGCTACTTCTGACACATATCAGTTTAATGGGATAAAAATAAATAATACAGACAATATGAAATTGCTAAAACAGGAATTATACAAGATTAATTCACCTAAAGAGCCTTCGCGTGAAAATGTGAGTGAGAACATATCTTCTTTCCGTGAATTATTCACAACTAATTCAATTAAAGATTCTTTACGTGTAAATGCCAGCAAGGATACATCTTCTTACAATATTTTTGGAATAATTTATTTCCTTGGAGCTTTTCTTTCACTAGTTTTCATAATTGCAACAGGAAGCATAATATATTTCAAAATTGTAAGTGAAGCCTATTTAGATAAAAATAAATATGTTTTATTAAAAAGGCTTGGAATGACAGAGAAAGAAATTTTCAAAGCTACTGCAATACAAATAGGAATGTCCTATCTGTTGCCTTTAGTTGTTGGCATAATCCACAGCTGCGTTGCAATGTCTGTTTTAAGCAAACTGATGAATTATAACATAATAGTACCCGCTATCAGTAGCATTGTTATTTTTGTAGCTGTATATATCGTTTACTTTATTGCTACTACAAGGAAGTATATGAAGATAGTTATGTAA
- a CDS encoding ABC transporter ATP-binding protein, which produces MSIVIETKNLKKVYGLKGMASNALDGLDLQVEKGEFLGIMGPSGSGKTTLLNIISTIDEPTSGSYFFEENDMKRIKGRDLAAFRKNKIGFIFQDFNLLDTMSIQDNIALPLALSKVNHDEIIKKVNEIAGFLGLKDHLSKYPYQLSGGQKQRTAAARALITSPSVIFADEPTGALDSKSAAELLQCLTDLNEKFKTTIIMVTHDAFAASYCRRIMFIKDGKIHAKLDKNQGRKEFFKRIMDMGASMSGDTDYYGQREENRRAF; this is translated from the coding sequence ATGAGTATTGTTATTGAAACTAAAAATTTAAAGAAAGTTTACGGCTTAAAAGGTATGGCGTCTAACGCTTTAGATGGACTTGATTTGCAAGTTGAAAAGGGTGAATTTCTAGGCATAATGGGACCTTCCGGGTCAGGTAAAACTACTCTTTTAAATATTATTTCTACCATTGATGAACCTACTAGTGGTAGCTATTTCTTTGAAGAAAATGATATGAAAAGAATTAAGGGACGTGACCTTGCAGCTTTTAGGAAGAACAAAATAGGTTTTATATTTCAGGATTTTAACCTACTCGATACAATGTCTATTCAGGATAATATAGCGCTCCCTCTTGCCCTTAGTAAAGTAAATCATGATGAAATAATAAAAAAGGTAAATGAGATTGCTGGCTTTTTAGGCTTAAAGGATCATCTAAGCAAATATCCATATCAGCTTTCTGGCGGTCAAAAGCAAAGAACCGCCGCAGCTAGGGCTCTTATAACTTCACCTTCGGTTATATTTGCAGACGAACCTACAGGGGCCTTGGATTCGAAATCGGCAGCAGAACTTCTGCAATGCCTTACAGACCTAAATGAGAAATTTAAAACTACTATAATAATGGTGACTCATGATGCGTTTGCTGCAAGCTATTGCAGACGAATAATGTTTATAAAAGATGGAAAGATTCATGCAAAACTTGATAAAAATCAAGGAAGAAAAGAGTTTTTTAAGCGAATTATGGACATGGGTGCATCAATGAGTGGCGATACAGATTATTACGGACAAAGGGAAGAAAATAGGAGGGCTTTTTAA
- a CDS encoding glycosyl hydrolase family 18 protein, with protein MSKEKLFKNIKSVVALAAIATLTMTSVVPAATVNNLAAPPQREVEQKASTSKLRNVMYYGDWSIWGGEGNFFPKDIPVDKLTHLNLAFMDFTKDGELVFCDKDANIGHPLGNAGVTYGDINGGIINEYQSLREKNPNLKIGTSLGGWSKSNNFTWVARNPQTRAKFIKNVLDFMEYANLDFVDFDWEYPGEVRAADKVDNKNDMGNPDSIPADKENYITMLKEFRVALYAKEKILDKKYEMSAALPMAHEKTNVGINVNEMFKILDFGNIMTYDAAGAWSDTSGHQTALYDNPNDPFAGKGFTVDSSIKKYIELGAPSGKLVIGAAYYTRGWEKVSNDVPDKNLPGLFGKATQIKKDSDGTLSYGATNYAPVKSGDGGRNSGVWGWRNQDELKAKYPGIKEYWDDTAKAPYMYNEKTGAFFTYDNPRSIAEKTKYVKDNNLGGMIAWMASQDKQTDSTKRDELTKATKEGLFGKDALPTYKIVQPKVYAKASVTSSKPAWGNGGALSIDLKNDCKIETSGQTIQLTETAAKTLKHTKLYIKTNGVKITGGEYPAPAVKEENGYYVLSFDGSEQKLIKPGASMKFNLRTDKVLNGLDGIVSIEMTQRMHANGPEFGRVTLY; from the coding sequence ATGTCAAAAGAGAAATTATTTAAAAATATCAAATCAGTAGTAGCATTAGCTGCAATTGCCACGTTAACAATGACAAGTGTTGTACCAGCAGCTACAGTTAATAATCTAGCAGCACCACCACAACGGGAGGTCGAGCAAAAAGCATCTACTTCTAAACTTCGTAATGTTATGTATTATGGAGATTGGTCAATTTGGGGCGGAGAAGGAAACTTTTTTCCTAAAGATATACCGGTAGATAAACTAACACATTTGAATCTTGCATTCATGGACTTTACTAAAGATGGTGAGTTGGTATTTTGTGATAAGGACGCTAATATTGGACATCCGCTAGGAAATGCAGGTGTTACGTATGGAGATATTAATGGTGGTATCATAAATGAATACCAATCTTTAAGAGAGAAAAATCCGAATTTAAAAATTGGTACATCTTTAGGTGGATGGTCTAAATCAAATAATTTCACATGGGTAGCTAGAAATCCACAAACTAGAGCTAAGTTTATTAAAAATGTATTAGATTTTATGGAGTATGCTAATTTAGATTTCGTAGATTTTGATTGGGAATATCCAGGCGAAGTTAGGGCGGCAGACAAGGTTGATAACAAAAATGATATGGGTAATCCCGATTCGATACCGGCAGATAAAGAAAATTATATAACAATGCTTAAAGAATTTAGAGTAGCATTATATGCAAAGGAAAAAATATTAGATAAGAAATATGAGATGTCAGCAGCGTTACCAATGGCACATGAAAAAACTAATGTTGGTATTAATGTTAATGAAATGTTTAAAATATTAGATTTTGGTAACATTATGACTTATGATGCAGCAGGTGCATGGTCAGATACAAGTGGTCATCAAACTGCTCTTTATGATAATCCTAATGATCCGTTTGCAGGAAAGGGATTCACAGTTGATTCAAGTATTAAGAAATATATTGAACTTGGAGCACCATCAGGAAAATTAGTTATAGGTGCCGCATATTACACTAGAGGCTGGGAAAAAGTTTCAAATGATGTGCCAGATAAAAATCTTCCAGGTTTATTTGGAAAAGCAACTCAAATAAAAAAGGATTCAGATGGAACACTCTCTTATGGGGCTACCAATTATGCTCCGGTAAAATCGGGAGACGGTGGTCGTAACAGTGGAGTTTGGGGATGGAGAAATCAAGATGAGTTAAAAGCTAAATATCCAGGAATAAAAGAATATTGGGATGATACTGCAAAAGCACCATACATGTACAATGAAAAGACAGGAGCGTTCTTCACTTATGATAACCCAAGATCAATTGCAGAAAAAACTAAGTATGTTAAGGATAATAACTTAGGTGGGATGATTGCATGGATGGCATCTCAAGATAAGCAAACAGATTCAACTAAGAGAGATGAGTTAACAAAAGCAACTAAAGAAGGTTTATTTGGGAAAGATGCATTACCTACTTATAAAATAGTTCAACCAAAAGTATATGCAAAAGCTTCAGTTACTTCAAGCAAACCAGCATGGGGAAATGGAGGTGCTTTATCTATTGATTTAAAAAATGATTGTAAAATAGAAACAAGCGGCCAAACTATACAACTTACAGAAACAGCTGCAAAGACTTTAAAGCATACTAAATTATATATAAAAACTAATGGAGTTAAAATTACTGGAGGAGAATATCCAGCACCAGCAGTTAAAGAAGAAAATGGATACTATGTTCTTTCATTTGATGGGTCAGAACAAAAACTTATAAAGCCAGGTGCTTCAATGAAGTTTAATTTAAGAACTGATAAAGTATTAAATGGATTAGACGGAATAGTAAGTATTGAAATGACTCAAAGAATGCATGCAAATGGTCCAGAATTCGGTAGAGTTACTTTATACTAA